Proteins encoded in a region of the Elaeis guineensis isolate ETL-2024a chromosome 7, EG11, whole genome shotgun sequence genome:
- the AG2 gene encoding floral homeotic protein AGAMOUS-like — protein sequence MGRGKIEIKRIENTTNRQVTFCKRRNGLLKKAYELSVLCDAEVALIIFSSRGRLYEYANNSVKATIERYKKACTDTSNSGSVSEADSQYYQQESLKLRQQITSLQNSNRNLMGDSLGSMSLRDLKQLEGRLEKGINKIRTKKNELLFAEIEYMQKRETELQNANMYLRNKIAENEGAQQQMNMLPATTEYEVMPPYDSRNFLQVNLMQSNQHYSHQQQTALQLG from the exons ATGGGTCGGGGAAAGATCGAAATCAAGAGGATAGAGAACACAACCAACCGGCAGGTGACCTTCTGCAAGCGCCGCAATGGCCTGCTCAAAAAGGCCTATGAATTGTCCGTGCTCTGCGACGCTGAGGTTGCTCTcatcatcttctcgagccgtGGCCGCCTCTACGAGTATGCCAACAATAG TGTGAAAGCTACTATCGAGAGGTACAAAAAAGCATGTACTGATACCTCTAACTCTGGATCTGTCTCTGAAGCTGATTCCCAG TATTATCAACAAGAATCATTGAAACTGCGCCAGCAAATAACCAGCCTACAGAATTCAAACAG AAATTTGATGGGAGATTCTCTTGGCTCCATGAGCCTTAGGGACCTGAAGCAACTGGAGGGAAGGTTGGAAAAGGGCATAAACAAAATAAGAACTAAGAAG AATGAGTTGCTAtttgctgaaattgaatacatgcaGAAAAGG GAGACGGAGCTGCAAAATGCCAACATGTACCTAAGGAACAag ATAGCCGAGAATGAGGGAGCACAACAACAGATGAATATGTTACCCGCTACGACTGAATATGAGGTCATGCCGCCATATGATTCAAGGAACTTCCTGCAAGTGAATCTAATGCAAAGCAATCAGCATTACTCTCACCAGCAGCAGACAGCTCTCCAACTAGG ATGA
- the AG2 gene encoding floral homeotic protein AGAMOUS-like isoform X1, which produces MGRGKIEIKRIENTTNRQVTFCKRRNGLLKKAYELSVLCDAEVALIIFSSRGRLYEYANNSVKATIERYKKACTDTSNSGSVSEADSQYYQQESLKLRQQITSLQNSNRNLMGDSLGSMSLRDLKQLEGRLEKGINKIRTKKVVINKVFYMHLLLLLHIRSYWFFLLCQNELLFAEIEYMQKRETELQNANMYLRNKIAENEGAQQQMNMLPATTEYEVMPPYDSRNFLQVNLMQSNQHYSHQQQTALQLG; this is translated from the exons ATGGGTCGGGGAAAGATCGAAATCAAGAGGATAGAGAACACAACCAACCGGCAGGTGACCTTCTGCAAGCGCCGCAATGGCCTGCTCAAAAAGGCCTATGAATTGTCCGTGCTCTGCGACGCTGAGGTTGCTCTcatcatcttctcgagccgtGGCCGCCTCTACGAGTATGCCAACAATAG TGTGAAAGCTACTATCGAGAGGTACAAAAAAGCATGTACTGATACCTCTAACTCTGGATCTGTCTCTGAAGCTGATTCCCAG TATTATCAACAAGAATCATTGAAACTGCGCCAGCAAATAACCAGCCTACAGAATTCAAACAG AAATTTGATGGGAGATTCTCTTGGCTCCATGAGCCTTAGGGACCTGAAGCAACTGGAGGGAAGGTTGGAAAAGGGCATAAACAAAATAAGAACTAAGAAGGTAGTCATAAATAAAGTCTTCTACATGCATTTGCTTCTACTTTTACACATCCGTTCTTACTGGTTTTTTTTATTGTGTCAGAATGAGTTGCTAtttgctgaaattgaatacatgcaGAAAAGG GAGACGGAGCTGCAAAATGCCAACATGTACCTAAGGAACAag ATAGCCGAGAATGAGGGAGCACAACAACAGATGAATATGTTACCCGCTACGACTGAATATGAGGTCATGCCGCCATATGATTCAAGGAACTTCCTGCAAGTGAATCTAATGCAAAGCAATCAGCATTACTCTCACCAGCAGCAGACAGCTCTCCAACTAGG ATGA